One stretch of Corynebacterium auriscanis DNA includes these proteins:
- a CDS encoding phospho-sugar mutase: protein MTYPDPAAGSPETIPAASSPETIPAPGTPEVASRESSLEAEAPTPRLRFGTAGLRGPVGPGPGEMNVTTATRATAGVAQWMKRTQTPIRRDGRFAVAVGYDARYASQAMARATAETFAGAGFEVTLIAEPAPTPVLAWLVRDRNLDAGVQITASHNPAADNGYKLYLRGGSQLISPADREIEAAIAEQPAAPCKIPRSEAKNVDLATVSGYVTDICRLVATGEQSVLRPRRQLRIVYTPLHGVGGNALEWALREAGFGDVHSVASQRWPDPTFPTVAFPNPEEAGATDELLATAERLDADLAIALDPDADRCMIGVRHSTNDGTGRYRMLRGDETGPLLAHRIVGRGASSHKTNSTTHNRHATKPVVATTIVSSQMLGQMAQARGWDYVETLTGFKHLARAADGLPGDLAFAYEEAIGTCPAPQIVADKDGIATALITAAWAAELKAEGRSLLDEWDDLQKTHGVFETAQVSARYATVDEAQQRITDVVTHPPAELGGVPVAASDLDGTPGVRLAGSVASVGGAGGDGANGAGGAAGDGVAGVGVADWADGGAGDGAADWADGGELHLRVVARPSGTEPKAKFYLEICAPAATGHGAVDLVDDATLARRRDQVSALLEAVRRDVKSVAGVE from the coding sequence ATGACGTACCCAGATCCAGCCGCGGGCTCCCCCGAAACGATCCCAGCCGCGAGCTCCCCCGAAACGATCCCAGCCCCGGGCACTCCCGAAGTCGCTTCCCGGGAGTCTTCCCTGGAAGCAGAGGCACCAACCCCTCGATTGCGTTTCGGTACCGCCGGGCTGCGGGGGCCGGTGGGCCCCGGCCCAGGGGAAATGAACGTCACCACGGCTACTCGCGCTACCGCCGGTGTGGCGCAGTGGATGAAGAGGACCCAAACCCCAATTCGCCGCGATGGCCGCTTTGCTGTCGCAGTGGGATACGACGCGCGCTATGCCTCCCAAGCGATGGCACGCGCGACGGCGGAGACCTTCGCTGGGGCTGGTTTTGAGGTCACACTGATTGCGGAACCGGCACCCACCCCGGTTCTGGCCTGGTTGGTTCGTGACCGCAATCTGGATGCGGGTGTGCAGATCACCGCTTCGCACAATCCGGCCGCAGACAATGGCTATAAACTTTACCTGCGCGGGGGTTCACAGTTGATCTCCCCCGCTGACCGCGAGATCGAAGCTGCCATCGCCGAACAGCCCGCAGCGCCGTGCAAGATTCCCCGCTCAGAGGCCAAAAACGTGGATCTGGCCACGGTTAGTGGTTATGTGACGGACATCTGTCGGTTGGTCGCGACTGGGGAGCAATCAGTTTTGCGACCGCGCCGTCAACTGCGGATCGTCTACACGCCCTTACACGGTGTGGGTGGCAACGCCCTAGAGTGGGCCTTGCGCGAAGCCGGTTTCGGGGATGTGCACTCCGTCGCCTCCCAGCGCTGGCCAGACCCCACATTTCCCACCGTGGCGTTTCCCAATCCGGAAGAAGCCGGCGCCACTGATGAACTGTTAGCTACGGCCGAACGTTTGGATGCGGACTTAGCAATCGCACTGGATCCGGATGCCGACCGCTGCATGATCGGCGTGCGGCATTCCACGAACGACGGCACGGGCCGTTACCGGATGCTCCGGGGTGATGAGACCGGCCCACTATTGGCGCACCGGATTGTGGGGCGCGGGGCGTCGTCCCACAAAACCAACAGCACAACCCACAACCGCCATGCGACAAAACCCGTGGTGGCGACCACAATAGTGAGTTCGCAGATGTTGGGGCAGATGGCCCAGGCGCGTGGGTGGGATTACGTGGAGACCTTGACGGGCTTCAAGCATCTCGCGCGCGCGGCGGATGGCTTGCCGGGAGATCTGGCATTTGCGTACGAGGAGGCGATTGGCACGTGCCCCGCTCCGCAGATTGTCGCAGATAAGGACGGGATTGCCACGGCGTTGATTACGGCCGCATGGGCGGCGGAGCTCAAGGCCGAGGGACGTTCGCTACTGGACGAATGGGATGACCTGCAGAAAACCCACGGGGTGTTCGAGACAGCCCAAGTCAGCGCGCGCTACGCGACCGTTGATGAGGCACAGCAGCGGATCACAGATGTAGTGACCCACCCGCCGGCCGAATTGGGCGGGGTACCCGTCGCAGCCAGCGACCTGGATGGCACTCCTGGGGTGCGCCTGGCGGGATCTGTGGCAAGTGTGGGTGGTGCAGGTGGAGACGGCGCTAATGGAGCAGGTGGTGCGGCTGGCGACGGTGTGGCTGGCGTCGGTGTGGCTGATTGGGCTGACGGCGGGGCTGGCGACGGCGCGGCTGATTGGGCTGACGGCGGCGAGCTTCACCTACGGGTGGTCGCACGACCCAGCGGCACCGAGCCCAAGGCGAAGTTCTATCTGGAGATCTGCGCGCCCGCAGCCACAGGTCACGGGGCGGTTGACTTAGTGGACGACGCCACGCTGGCCAGGCGCCGCGATCAGGTTAGTGCCCTGCTGGAGGCTGTACGGCGCGATGTGAAGAGCGTGGCGGGGGTGGAATAA
- a CDS encoding NAD-dependent succinate-semialdehyde dehydrogenase — MTTFAIENPSTGKTEDSFDRIEDSARDNILDRSTAAYESWHKAPIEERAKVLARAADLYTERKAELAQHIGREMGKLTRWAEAEIDIVADIYRWYAEHAHELLADEHLPAQGAQLTVVRKEPLGPLLGIMPWNFPYYQVARFAAPNLLLGNTIVLKHASICPLSSQACQDILEEAGLPKDVYINIYASGSQMDDFVADPRIKGVSLTGSEGAGAAVAKTAGEHYKKSVLELGGNDPFIVLDDENLDWVLDQFALIRMYNTGQACNAPKRLIVQEEFYDRTVTYLEKKIGAMTVGAHDDSNADIGPLSSIDARDEIVERLQKAAANNEATIRVGGKKIDRPGAYMQPTLLTDVDPNSDVGCNEIFGPVAIVYKAKDVDEAIAIANNSDYGLSSSVWGTDLEAAYGVAQQLNDGMTFVNEASVTAAGLPFGGVNRSGYGRELARWGVGEFVNEHLYRVSGQQDAGQSPAL; from the coding sequence ATGACCACATTTGCGATTGAGAACCCAAGCACAGGAAAGACCGAAGACAGCTTCGACCGCATCGAGGATTCGGCGCGCGATAACATCCTCGATCGCTCCACCGCCGCTTACGAAAGCTGGCACAAGGCCCCGATCGAGGAACGCGCAAAAGTCCTCGCCCGGGCTGCTGATCTGTACACCGAACGCAAGGCTGAACTGGCCCAACACATTGGGCGCGAAATGGGGAAGTTGACTCGGTGGGCCGAGGCGGAAATCGACATCGTTGCCGATATCTACCGCTGGTACGCCGAGCACGCCCACGAGCTCCTCGCCGATGAACACCTGCCCGCCCAGGGCGCCCAGCTGACCGTCGTCCGCAAGGAACCACTGGGCCCACTTCTGGGCATCATGCCGTGGAACTTCCCCTACTACCAAGTCGCCCGTTTCGCGGCGCCGAACTTGCTGCTGGGCAACACAATCGTCCTCAAGCACGCATCGATTTGCCCGCTGTCTTCCCAGGCTTGCCAGGACATTCTGGAAGAGGCGGGCCTGCCTAAGGACGTATACATCAACATTTACGCCTCCGGTTCGCAGATGGATGATTTTGTAGCCGATCCCCGCATCAAGGGCGTGTCACTCACCGGTTCCGAGGGCGCCGGCGCCGCAGTGGCGAAAACTGCCGGTGAGCACTACAAGAAATCCGTTCTGGAATTGGGCGGTAATGATCCGTTCATCGTTCTGGATGACGAGAACTTGGATTGGGTCCTCGACCAGTTCGCCCTCATCCGCATGTACAACACAGGCCAAGCATGCAACGCTCCAAAGCGCCTGATCGTGCAAGAGGAATTCTACGATCGCACGGTGACCTACTTGGAGAAGAAGATCGGCGCGATGACGGTAGGCGCCCACGATGATTCTAATGCCGACATCGGCCCGCTGTCTTCTATCGACGCCCGCGATGAGATCGTCGAACGCCTCCAAAAGGCAGCCGCCAACAACGAGGCCACCATCCGTGTGGGTGGCAAGAAGATCGATCGGCCGGGTGCGTACATGCAGCCCACGTTGCTCACAGACGTAGATCCGAATTCGGATGTGGGGTGCAACGAAATCTTCGGCCCCGTGGCTATTGTGTACAAGGCCAAAGATGTCGACGAAGCTATCGCCATCGCCAACAACTCCGACTACGGCTTGTCCAGTTCCGTATGGGGCACCGACTTGGAAGCTGCATACGGCGTGGCCCAACAACTCAATGACGGTATGACTTTCGTCAATGAGGCCTCCGTTACAGCAGCGGGCCTGCCCTTCGGTGGCGTAAACCGTTCTGGTTACGGTCGCGAATTGGCGCGCTGGGGAGTAGGTGAATTCGTCAACGAGCACCTCTACCGCGTGAGCGGCCAACAGGATGCCGGGCAGTCCCCCGCGCTGTAA
- a CDS encoding amidohydrolase, with amino-acid sequence MKSQVNIARPAPAKVEQTQVGSSEVSTFVSDWVKHNDSRVVGWRRHLHRNPELSHMEYRTTDFIMEILQEAGFTPERLPTNGVVADIGPVNEPIIAFRGDIDALPIQEITGLDFASEVSGVMHACGHDMHTTVVLGLAVALADFVDANGVDALGVRVRFIFQPAEEVMDGGATEVIEAGALNGVSQIFALHCEPKLRSGEVGLRVGPITSASDVVEIVLRGMGGHTSRPHLTSDLVFAAGLVATQLPLQFTRKVDPRSGTVVTFGAINGGATFNAIPEEVRLLGTFRTADVSVWRQGEELITELVQDIVKPTGALVEIRYTKGVPPVTNDDVSTSLLAQAVKDVDPHALKEAPQSSGGEDFSWYLEHVPGSMARLGTWTGKGERPDLHQPDIVFDERALRVGIRMFAGVVEQFREDRAWPEGMGL; translated from the coding sequence ATGAAATCTCAGGTAAATATTGCTCGACCGGCTCCAGCGAAGGTGGAACAAACTCAGGTGGGTAGCTCAGAAGTCTCGACGTTCGTCAGCGATTGGGTAAAGCACAACGATTCCCGTGTGGTCGGATGGCGCCGCCACTTGCACCGCAACCCGGAACTGTCGCACATGGAGTACCGCACCACGGATTTCATCATGGAGATCCTGCAGGAAGCAGGGTTCACGCCCGAGCGGCTGCCCACCAATGGTGTAGTCGCAGACATCGGTCCGGTTAACGAGCCGATCATAGCGTTTCGCGGGGATATCGATGCCCTGCCTATTCAGGAGATCACTGGCCTTGATTTCGCTTCTGAAGTATCGGGGGTGATGCACGCATGCGGTCATGACATGCACACCACTGTGGTTTTGGGGTTGGCGGTTGCTTTGGCAGATTTTGTCGACGCCAACGGGGTGGATGCCCTCGGTGTGCGCGTGCGCTTCATTTTCCAACCGGCTGAGGAAGTGATGGATGGCGGCGCCACCGAGGTTATCGAGGCAGGAGCGCTCAATGGAGTAAGCCAAATCTTCGCGCTGCACTGCGAACCCAAGTTGCGTTCGGGCGAGGTAGGACTGCGCGTGGGCCCGATCACTAGCGCATCCGACGTGGTGGAAATCGTGCTGCGTGGCATGGGCGGTCACACGTCCCGACCACATTTAACTAGCGACTTGGTCTTCGCGGCGGGATTGGTCGCCACTCAGCTGCCCCTGCAGTTCACTCGAAAGGTCGATCCCCGCAGTGGCACGGTGGTGACATTCGGTGCGATCAACGGCGGTGCCACGTTCAACGCCATTCCGGAAGAAGTGCGCCTGCTAGGCACGTTCCGAACCGCGGATGTGAGTGTGTGGCGGCAGGGCGAGGAACTGATTACCGAATTGGTCCAGGATATTGTCAAGCCCACAGGAGCGTTGGTGGAGATTCGCTACACAAAGGGAGTCCCACCAGTGACGAATGATGATGTGAGTACATCCTTGTTGGCACAGGCAGTCAAGGATGTGGATCCCCACGCGTTGAAGGAAGCCCCGCAGTCCAGTGGAGGCGAAGACTTCAGTTGGTACTTGGAGCACGTACCGGGTTCGATGGCACGCTTGGGTACTTGGACTGGAAAGGGGGAGCGCCCGGACCTCCACCAACCAGACATCGTGTTCGATGAGCGCGCCCTGCGGGTGGGGATTCGGATGTTCGCAGGTGTAGTGGAACAGTTTCGCGAGGATCGTGCGTGGCCGGAGGGGATGGGGCTGTAA
- the upp gene encoding uracil phosphoribosyltransferase, which translates to METKVVNHPLVASRLTIMRDKNSDNAAFRAALADLGAMLVYEAAGELELESFEVDTPVQQAAGFRLRKPPIIVPVIRAGLGMIDPALSMIPDAQVGFIGLARDEETHEPVPYLEALPDDLSGQPVFLVDPMLATGGSLLHAIRLLVERGADNITCVCMVSAQPGVDALVESGLPIKRLITATIDPGLNEDAYIVPGLGDAGDRLYGPRNIDLGAL; encoded by the coding sequence ATGGAAACAAAGGTGGTTAATCATCCTCTGGTGGCATCGCGGCTCACCATCATGCGCGATAAAAACAGCGACAACGCTGCCTTCCGCGCGGCGCTTGCCGACCTCGGCGCGATGCTAGTTTACGAAGCTGCCGGTGAACTAGAGCTCGAGAGCTTCGAGGTTGACACCCCAGTGCAACAGGCCGCAGGGTTCCGCCTGCGAAAACCACCCATTATCGTGCCCGTCATCCGCGCCGGCTTGGGCATGATTGACCCAGCCTTATCCATGATCCCGGATGCCCAAGTGGGATTCATCGGCCTTGCGCGTGATGAGGAAACCCACGAACCCGTGCCGTACCTCGAAGCTCTGCCCGATGACCTGAGTGGACAACCCGTTTTCCTTGTGGATCCTATGCTAGCGACGGGTGGGTCACTGTTGCACGCCATTCGATTACTGGTGGAGCGCGGCGCGGACAACATTACGTGCGTATGCATGGTGAGCGCGCAACCTGGAGTAGACGCACTGGTGGAATCCGGGCTACCCATAAAACGCTTGATTACCGCGACCATTGATCCTGGGCTCAACGAGGATGCCTACATCGTGCCGGGGTTGGGCGATGCCGGTGATCGCCTGTATGGCCCGCGAAACATTGATCTTGGGGCGCTTTAG
- the glpK gene encoding glycerol kinase GlpK, whose protein sequence is MAIDQGTTSTRCIIFDAEGHIVSTSQLEHEQIFPRPGWVEHDPDEIRRNARRVMADAAAEVDINTDDIAAVGITNQRETTIIWDRTTGKPVYNAIVWQDTRTDDIVSSLTEEEKELFRTRTGLPASTYFAGPKIRWILDNVEGVRERAEAGELAFGTIDSWLVWELTRGSRRSPSSSRETAQHVTDVTNASRTMLMDLKTQKWDPELCKILGIPMELLPQIVSSSEVVGRVRRNGPVKGIPIAGILGDQQAATFGQACVEPGEAKNTYGTGNFMLLNTGEVPQWSEHGLITTIAYRLGNHPAVYALEGSIAVTGSLVQWLRDNLGFFNRADQIEALARSVKDNGGCYVVPAFSGLLAPRWRPEARGVIAGLTRYVTKAHIARAALEATAYQTREVVEAMNRDSGVELTSLRVDGGMVVNGLLMQFQADQLGVPVTVPEITETTALGAAYAAGLAVGFFRDLAEIRSLWQEKKTYTPEMSQEDRDALYARWNDAVERTYNWA, encoded by the coding sequence ATGGCGATAGACCAAGGCACAACGTCTACCCGCTGCATTATTTTCGACGCCGAGGGCCACATCGTCTCTACTAGTCAGTTGGAGCACGAACAAATCTTCCCCCGTCCGGGCTGGGTAGAACACGACCCCGATGAAATCCGGCGAAACGCCCGTCGCGTCATGGCTGACGCGGCCGCAGAAGTAGATATCAATACCGACGACATTGCCGCAGTTGGCATCACTAACCAACGCGAAACAACAATCATCTGGGACCGCACGACAGGCAAACCCGTCTACAACGCCATCGTGTGGCAGGATACACGCACAGATGACATCGTCTCTTCCCTCACCGAAGAGGAAAAAGAGCTGTTCCGCACCCGCACGGGCCTGCCGGCATCCACGTACTTCGCGGGCCCGAAGATTCGGTGGATCCTCGATAACGTTGAAGGTGTTCGAGAACGCGCGGAAGCCGGAGAACTAGCCTTCGGAACCATCGATTCCTGGCTGGTGTGGGAACTCACCCGCGGATCGCGTCGCTCCCCGTCGAGCTCCCGAGAAACAGCCCAGCACGTCACCGATGTCACCAACGCATCGCGCACCATGCTCATGGATTTGAAAACCCAAAAGTGGGATCCCGAGCTGTGCAAGATTCTTGGCATCCCCATGGAGTTGTTGCCTCAGATCGTGAGCTCGTCAGAAGTCGTGGGACGGGTACGGCGCAACGGCCCGGTCAAGGGCATTCCCATCGCCGGCATCCTCGGCGACCAACAAGCGGCAACTTTTGGGCAGGCTTGCGTAGAACCAGGCGAGGCCAAAAACACCTATGGCACCGGCAACTTCATGTTACTGAACACGGGAGAAGTGCCCCAATGGTCCGAACATGGGCTCATTACCACCATCGCCTACCGGCTGGGCAACCACCCCGCGGTATATGCGCTGGAAGGTTCAATCGCCGTCACTGGCTCCCTTGTGCAGTGGTTAAGGGACAACCTCGGATTTTTCAACCGGGCCGATCAAATTGAAGCGCTAGCTCGATCCGTCAAAGACAACGGCGGCTGTTATGTGGTCCCAGCATTCTCCGGATTACTTGCACCCCGCTGGCGCCCGGAAGCACGCGGGGTTATCGCCGGACTAACGCGGTATGTCACCAAGGCACACATCGCGCGAGCAGCATTGGAAGCCACCGCATACCAAACGCGCGAAGTGGTTGAGGCGATGAACAGAGATTCGGGAGTTGAACTGACCAGCCTGCGCGTGGACGGGGGCATGGTGGTCAACGGATTGTTGATGCAATTCCAGGCTGATCAACTGGGTGTGCCGGTTACAGTTCCGGAGATAACTGAAACCACCGCTCTAGGTGCCGCCTATGCTGCTGGTTTGGCGGTGGGTTTCTTCCGCGACCTGGCCGAGATCCGTAGTCTGTGGCAGGAAAAGAAAACATACACGCCGGAAATGTCCCAAGAGGATCGGGATGCTCTGTATGCACGGTGGAATGATGCGGTGGAACGAACTTATAACTGGGCCTGA
- a CDS encoding purine-nucleoside phosphorylase — MSTQDPYEIARTAAAQLKDKLGVDFFDAAVVLGSGWRPAADVMTDNATEVVEFPMAELPGFLPPTAEGHGGTIRFARLGDRAVLILLGRTHAYEGHELWRTAHAVRTVAAAGVQTIVLTNAAGGLLEGMRVGEPVLISDHINFTAKTPLVGANFVNLVDAYSPTLREATRKLRPEMREAVYAMMPGPQYETPAEINMLRTLGAGLVGMSTVYETIAAREANMDVLGISLVTNLAAGITGEPLNHTEVLEAGRAAAQDMGELLAELVGSLA, encoded by the coding sequence ATGAGCACTCAAGACCCATACGAAATTGCTCGCACTGCTGCCGCGCAGCTGAAGGACAAACTAGGTGTTGATTTCTTTGACGCCGCCGTGGTCCTTGGTTCTGGGTGGCGGCCTGCGGCGGACGTGATGACTGACAACGCCACGGAAGTGGTTGAGTTCCCAATGGCGGAGCTGCCGGGATTCCTACCCCCGACTGCCGAAGGCCATGGAGGCACAATCCGATTCGCACGGCTGGGGGATCGAGCCGTGTTGATTCTGCTGGGTCGCACGCATGCCTATGAAGGCCACGAGTTGTGGCGGACCGCTCATGCCGTACGCACCGTCGCAGCCGCTGGAGTGCAAACCATCGTGCTGACTAACGCCGCGGGCGGATTGCTCGAGGGCATGCGGGTGGGTGAGCCAGTGTTGATTTCCGATCACATCAACTTCACGGCGAAGACTCCCCTAGTGGGCGCTAATTTCGTCAACCTTGTGGATGCATACTCTCCCACCTTGCGCGAGGCCACCCGGAAGCTGCGGCCCGAAATGCGTGAGGCCGTGTACGCCATGATGCCCGGGCCGCAGTACGAAACCCCTGCGGAAATCAATATGCTTCGAACGCTCGGTGCGGGTCTGGTTGGTATGTCCACTGTGTACGAAACGATCGCCGCTCGGGAGGCCAATATGGACGTGCTGGGCATCTCCCTTGTCACTAACCTAGCGGCCGGCATTACCGGTGAACCCCTCAATCACACAGAAGTACTGGAAGCCGGTCGCGCCGCTGCCCAGGACATGGGTGAGCTGCTCGCGGAACTGGTGGGATCGTTGGCATGA
- a CDS encoding DUF1707 SHOCT-like domain-containing protein produces the protein MSTPAQFPHDPRFPSQPVPDSNPGFAQPYRAGHSSVPGLRISDQDRQQALEALGSHFAEGRLQLEEYEERASSAAEATTADDLNALFVDLPALKPNAPLMPMYSASEVERARINGGRPKSGIMLLTTIGSIVGTALLSPYWEMSGLIMFLIPAVAVLLYVLKIGPAEWHAPSQRSIERERLRSIRTEHRYQAEQLRAQRRQQRAELTSSAMDMAHRSLKRFQGPQR, from the coding sequence ATGTCCACACCCGCGCAGTTCCCTCACGATCCCCGTTTCCCTTCGCAGCCTGTACCGGATTCCAATCCTGGGTTCGCTCAGCCGTACAGGGCGGGGCACTCGTCGGTGCCGGGGTTGCGGATTAGCGACCAGGACCGGCAGCAGGCACTGGAAGCCTTGGGGTCCCACTTCGCCGAGGGACGTTTGCAGCTCGAAGAATACGAGGAACGAGCTTCCTCGGCTGCAGAGGCGACCACGGCTGATGACCTCAACGCGCTGTTTGTGGACCTTCCCGCATTGAAGCCCAATGCCCCTCTCATGCCCATGTACTCCGCCTCCGAAGTAGAGCGTGCCCGGATCAACGGTGGGCGCCCGAAGTCAGGGATCATGCTGCTGACAACCATCGGGTCAATCGTAGGCACGGCATTGTTGAGCCCTTATTGGGAGATGTCCGGGTTAATCATGTTCCTGATTCCCGCCGTTGCAGTGCTGCTGTACGTGCTCAAGATTGGCCCGGCTGAATGGCATGCACCTAGCCAGCGCTCTATCGAGCGAGAGCGCTTGCGTTCCATTCGCACCGAGCATCGCTACCAGGCTGAACAGCTGCGTGCACAGCGCCGACAGCAGCGCGCCGAACTCACCAGCAGCGCCATGGATATGGCTCATCGCAGCCTCAAACGCTTCCAAGGACCGCAACGATAA
- a CDS encoding acetyl/propionyl/methylcrotonyl-CoA carboxylase subunit alpha — MNKVTQTGSKISKVLIANRGEIAVRVIRATRDEGIASVAVYAEPDADAPFVRMADEAFALGGNTSAESYLSIEKILQAAKDSGADAIHPGYGFLSENADFAQAVLDAGLTWIGPSPEAISALGDKVTARNIAMKVNAPLTPGTKEPVKDAAEIQAFAEEHGLPIAVKAAFGGGGRGMKVAYTMEEIPDLFDSATREAIAAFGRGECFVERYLDRARHVEAQVVADKHGNVVVASTRDCSLQRRFQKLVEEAPAPFLTDEQNARIYESAKAIVKEAGYYGAGTVEYLVGSDGMISFLEVNTRLQVEHPVTEQVTGWDLVREQFRIAEGKELSRLTDPEIHGHSIEFRINGEDAASGFMPAPGRVNRYQEPAGPGIRLDSGIEEGTVIGGQFDSMLAKLIVTGATREEAIARSARALDEYIVEGLPTVLPFHRAMMQDPAFTATDGNFRVYTRWIEEEWENTLPEYAEDTTADNDSDVVQLPKQKVVVEVDGRRVELLVPGELLHTGAQLRRSKRRRGTAGQIAITGDTVASPMQGTVIKVMVGEGQQVNEGDTILVLEAMKMENAVKAHKNGVVSNLSVVAGAAVTKNQALLDIADE; from the coding sequence ATGAACAAGGTGACGCAGACAGGAAGCAAGATCTCCAAGGTACTCATCGCCAACCGAGGTGAGATTGCGGTCCGCGTGATCCGCGCTACCCGTGACGAGGGAATTGCTAGCGTTGCCGTGTACGCAGAACCCGATGCGGACGCACCTTTCGTTCGCATGGCCGATGAAGCTTTCGCCCTCGGTGGCAACACATCGGCAGAGTCCTACCTCAGCATCGAAAAGATCCTCCAGGCAGCCAAGGATTCGGGCGCAGATGCCATCCACCCCGGTTACGGTTTCCTGTCCGAGAACGCAGACTTCGCCCAAGCCGTACTGGACGCCGGCCTAACGTGGATTGGCCCCAGCCCAGAGGCCATTTCCGCTTTGGGCGACAAAGTCACGGCCCGCAATATCGCAATGAAGGTGAACGCTCCCCTCACCCCCGGCACGAAGGAACCTGTCAAGGACGCAGCGGAAATCCAAGCTTTCGCCGAGGAACACGGTTTACCCATCGCAGTCAAAGCCGCATTCGGTGGCGGCGGCCGTGGCATGAAGGTTGCCTACACGATGGAAGAGATCCCCGATCTCTTCGATTCGGCCACCCGTGAAGCTATCGCCGCCTTCGGTCGCGGTGAGTGCTTTGTAGAGCGCTACCTGGACCGCGCCCGTCACGTTGAAGCACAGGTTGTAGCCGATAAGCACGGCAATGTTGTCGTGGCTTCCACTCGAGATTGCTCCCTGCAGCGCCGTTTCCAGAAGCTCGTTGAGGAAGCCCCTGCTCCATTTCTCACCGACGAGCAGAACGCCCGCATTTACGAATCTGCCAAAGCGATCGTGAAAGAAGCTGGTTACTACGGCGCCGGCACGGTCGAATACCTGGTCGGCAGTGATGGCATGATCAGCTTCTTGGAGGTCAATACGCGACTGCAGGTGGAACACCCCGTCACGGAACAAGTCACAGGCTGGGACTTGGTGCGCGAGCAGTTCCGCATTGCCGAAGGCAAAGAGCTTTCTCGGCTCACTGATCCAGAGATCCACGGCCACTCCATTGAATTCCGCATCAACGGGGAGGACGCGGCGTCGGGATTTATGCCAGCCCCAGGCCGTGTCAACCGCTACCAAGAGCCCGCGGGCCCAGGTATTCGTTTGGACTCAGGGATCGAAGAGGGCACCGTTATTGGTGGACAATTCGACTCGATGCTGGCGAAGCTGATCGTCACGGGCGCCACACGCGAAGAGGCGATCGCGCGGTCGGCACGCGCACTCGATGAGTACATCGTGGAAGGTTTGCCCACCGTGCTGCCATTCCACCGTGCAATGATGCAGGATCCGGCATTCACCGCCACTGATGGTAACTTTCGCGTGTACACCCGGTGGATCGAGGAGGAATGGGAGAACACTCTCCCAGAGTATGCCGAAGATACCACCGCAGATAACGACAGCGATGTAGTGCAGCTGCCCAAGCAGAAAGTTGTTGTCGAAGTCGACGGCCGACGGGTTGAGCTGCTAGTTCCGGGTGAGCTTTTGCACACAGGCGCCCAGTTGCGCCGTTCCAAGCGTCGCCGTGGCACCGCGGGACAAATCGCAATTACTGGCGATACCGTGGCCTCCCCTATGCAAGGAACCGTTATCAAGGTGATGGTCGGCGAGGGACAGCAGGTCAACGAGGGCGATACGATCCTGGTTCTGGAAGCCATGAAGATGGAAAATGCCGTGAAGGCACATAAAAACGGTGTAGTTTCCAACCTTTCGGTGGTCGCCGGGGCGGCGGTCACGAAGAACCAGGCTTTGCTAGATATCGCGGACGAGTAG
- a CDS encoding Lrp/AsnC family transcriptional regulator gives MDSIDHAIIAELRRDGRISNQDLARAVGLTPAPCLRRVRRMEAEGIIRGYHADIDPAAVGQGFEVIILVNIENNNHEATSGFEKRILAMDEVVEFRRMFSQPDYVVRARFADIEAYEKWMTNEFHRDPAIMRIHSHITMKVLKDEK, from the coding sequence ATGGATAGCATCGACCACGCGATTATTGCGGAGTTACGGCGCGATGGGCGCATCAGCAATCAAGATCTTGCGCGCGCTGTGGGTTTAACGCCAGCTCCTTGCTTGCGACGGGTTCGACGCATGGAAGCTGAGGGGATCATTCGCGGATACCACGCGGACATCGACCCGGCGGCAGTCGGGCAGGGATTCGAAGTCATCATCCTGGTAAACATCGAAAACAATAATCACGAGGCCACCAGCGGCTTTGAAAAACGAATTTTAGCCATGGATGAAGTGGTGGAGTTTCGCCGCATGTTCTCCCAACCCGATTACGTAGTGCGAGCTCGTTTTGCGGACATTGAGGCCTACGAAAAGTGGATGACCAACGAATTCCACCGGGATCCGGCAATCATGCGGATCCACAGTCACATCACGATGAAGGTCCTCAAGGATGAAAAGTAG